One stretch of Roseimicrobium sp. ORNL1 DNA includes these proteins:
- a CDS encoding DUF4838 domain-containing protein, whose protein sequence is MTLLHRFLLAVSVVALGIGRTHAADFVLASRSIAPAPIVVPKDAPPRTKQAAEELARCLEKMSGAKPQVLEGTPAEMPARAIWVGYQPAVKSAFPQVDFEFKHPEEILIVANDKHVVIAGRDRWIPGGRTVKDRNRKTFDVQHESGTANAVYTFLQGQLGVRWFWPGELGEDVVKSEEIKIAPMEYRYHPSIVGRSGVFHYSNQSDVGYGRSQDWTLHQRLMLDSFPMEGGHGFGDWWERYHETHPEIFALQPDGTRSGFPNPRTVKLCSSNPKVWELWLKQVEEELAKDPGQTLFNASPNDGWSSGHCVCKECSAWDHPDGEPRVFNWYKQNAQRPALSDRDVTFANTLAGLLEQKYPGKGYQVMMLSYGHSRPAPIAARPAKNVVIASVANFLGRTGLVDRGSTRGDTYRQQWDAWTKVTSELLWRPNTGSPAGWQQGLPDLSTQQTASDLKAVAAAGCKGIYIDGVWEHWATMGPQYYVMGQLVWNPSLDTAAVLEDYYRRAFGPAASHVRAYYEGIEKARMAFTAENLEAGVFDFPKLYTPELLRDSQTNLDAAKEAAKSSSEVYQRRVEFVQAGLTYTALILDNIRLMDGYWKKKDPAVAAKVLENWKEVERVIAEHPPAINAGPVRPITPRMVGLHPEYPDRAKKKKTAKKAVDDLDAN, encoded by the coding sequence ATGACACTTTTGCACCGCTTCCTCCTTGCCGTTTCGGTCGTTGCTCTTGGCATAGGGCGTACTCACGCCGCTGATTTCGTTCTGGCCTCCAGGAGCATTGCGCCGGCTCCCATCGTGGTACCGAAGGATGCGCCGCCGCGGACGAAGCAGGCAGCGGAGGAACTGGCGCGTTGCCTGGAGAAGATGAGTGGTGCGAAGCCGCAGGTCCTCGAGGGAACCCCTGCAGAAATGCCGGCGCGTGCCATCTGGGTGGGATACCAGCCTGCGGTGAAGTCGGCGTTCCCGCAGGTGGATTTCGAGTTCAAGCATCCCGAGGAAATCTTGATCGTGGCGAATGACAAACATGTGGTCATCGCGGGTCGCGATCGCTGGATTCCGGGAGGGAGGACCGTCAAGGATCGCAATCGCAAGACGTTTGATGTGCAGCACGAGTCCGGCACGGCGAATGCGGTGTACACGTTTTTGCAGGGCCAGTTGGGCGTGCGCTGGTTCTGGCCAGGTGAACTGGGTGAGGACGTGGTGAAGAGCGAGGAAATCAAAATCGCTCCGATGGAATACCGCTATCACCCCAGCATCGTGGGGCGCTCAGGTGTGTTTCATTATTCCAATCAGTCGGATGTCGGCTACGGACGCTCGCAGGATTGGACGCTGCATCAGCGGTTGATGCTGGACTCCTTCCCTATGGAAGGTGGGCATGGGTTCGGCGACTGGTGGGAGCGCTATCACGAGACGCATCCGGAAATCTTCGCGCTGCAGCCGGATGGCACGCGAAGTGGCTTCCCGAATCCACGCACGGTGAAGCTGTGCTCTTCCAATCCGAAGGTGTGGGAGCTGTGGCTGAAGCAGGTGGAGGAGGAACTCGCAAAAGATCCGGGGCAGACCCTTTTCAACGCGTCGCCGAATGACGGCTGGTCCAGTGGCCACTGCGTGTGCAAGGAGTGCTCCGCGTGGGATCACCCGGATGGCGAGCCGCGTGTCTTCAACTGGTACAAGCAGAATGCCCAGCGCCCGGCGCTTTCTGATCGCGACGTGACCTTTGCGAACACGCTCGCGGGGCTGCTGGAGCAGAAGTATCCCGGCAAGGGCTACCAGGTGATGATGCTGAGCTATGGGCATTCACGGCCAGCGCCCATTGCGGCGCGTCCAGCGAAGAATGTGGTCATTGCCAGTGTGGCAAATTTCCTGGGCAGGACCGGCTTGGTGGATCGCGGCTCCACGCGAGGTGATACGTATCGTCAACAGTGGGATGCCTGGACCAAGGTCACTTCCGAACTTCTCTGGAGGCCCAACACGGGCAGTCCCGCAGGCTGGCAGCAGGGGCTGCCAGATCTCTCCACGCAGCAGACGGCAAGTGACCTCAAGGCGGTGGCTGCGGCAGGATGCAAAGGCATCTACATCGACGGCGTGTGGGAACACTGGGCCACCATGGGACCGCAGTATTATGTGATGGGGCAGCTCGTGTGGAATCCCTCTCTGGATACGGCAGCGGTGCTGGAGGACTACTATCGCCGTGCCTTCGGTCCTGCCGCGTCACACGTGCGTGCGTACTATGAAGGCATCGAAAAGGCGCGTATGGCGTTCACGGCGGAGAATCTCGAGGCTGGCGTGTTTGATTTCCCCAAGCTGTACACGCCGGAGTTGTTGCGGGATTCGCAGACCAACCTCGATGCCGCGAAGGAAGCAGCCAAATCAAGCAGTGAGGTGTATCAGAGGCGCGTTGAGTTTGTGCAGGCTGGGCTGACGTACACGGCGCTCATCCTCGACAACATCCGCCTCATGGATGGTTATTGGAAGAAGAAGGACCCGGCCGTGGCTGCGAAGGTGCTGGAGAACTGGAAGGAAGTGGAGCGCGTGATCGCAGAGCATCCCCCTGCCATCAATGCCGGGCCGGTGCGTCCCATCACTCCCCGCATGGTCGGGTTGCATCCAGAGTACCCGGATCGCGCCAAGAAAAAGAAGACCGCGAAGAAGGCGGTGGATGATTTGGATGCGAATTGA
- a CDS encoding hydantoinase B/oxoprolinase family protein, with product MATYLTPDSPLSTFENDSEGGTLPTSRNRMWRIAADTGGTFTDCHGIAPDGHEHRVKVLSTGCLRATIREIIEPRTLVLQGRRDVSADFFSGFIVRPVSAAQQEVRVQRSQERDNDTMLELDVRDSAALNLFHAGAAVELTTGEAAPVLGARLLTSTAPGAEFPPVHFRLATTRATNALLERKGSRVAFFITAGFGDLLLIGDQRRRHLFALKHEPREVHYDTVCEVHERLGATGKAITTLDVEALRAAAMPCVQHGITTAAVSLLHSDVNPAHEQQVRDVLLQCGFTHVSLSSELAPFIRILPRAQSAVVNAYLTGPVSQFITDVSSPLPQDGSSTLLMMTSAAGLEPASSIKPKDLLLSGPAAGVLGALHAAQRLGFTRIITFDMGGTSTDVARLDGAAGYRFTQTVGGITLLSPSVAIETVAAGGGSICAWTPQGLTVGPQSAGSDPGPACYGKGGPLTVTDVNLLMGRFDPARAPIPLSRESAEVRLTELLHTVNAEAHRGLSREELLKQLLALATEHMADAIRKISVLEGYRPSDYALLAFGGAGPQHACDVAENLGITTILAPHHAGILSAVGLQEALPERFAEKQVLRLLEEISPEVPTLLQELRASAETQLASVPSQAHLPHTSSPHTTATFRQIAELRLKGQETPLQIEFEDPKTLHRTFAQRYTHLFGYTPPAGKPVELVSLRVIARAATNEDLPPLDRKTTSEVNGPQLVQDAFSTLVISHGWSGTDHPGAGWILRKATTSGAGAPSGDEKSIPPDLMRHRFTSIVEDMGALLRRTALSTNIRERLDFSCALLDAEGRLVVSAPHIPVHLGALGVCVREVMKVCELREGDTIITNHPAFGGSHLPDVTLITPVHDDEHRLLGIVANRAHHAEIGGKSPGSMPANATSLVEEGVVIPPMILRRDGVVNLDSMRALLTQAPYPTRGIEDNLADLQAQLAANLLGTDRLRELARVADTNEAMHWLLRESRLLMRRFLDSIPEGSAEESLDDGHLIRVALRKKSERLQLDFTGTSGQHPANLNATPAILRSTVLYVLRLALQEDLPLNEGLLEDVDTILPEGSFLSPIFTDDPAQCPAVVGGNTEVSQRVVDTLLKALKLQASSQGTMNNFLFGNARFGYYETLCGGTGAGPGFHGSDAMHSHMTNTAITDPEIIERRYPVRLRQFAIRRESGGKGEWNGGNGILREVEFLEPLTISLLTQHRKVAPYGVDGGGAGVCGKQTLVHAEGTEEELPSSVTRDVHAGDRLRIETPGGGAWGGVAH from the coding sequence ATGGCCACCTATTTGACACCCGATTCACCACTCAGTACGTTCGAGAATGACTCGGAAGGCGGCACTCTCCCAACATCACGCAATCGTATGTGGCGGATAGCAGCGGACACCGGCGGCACATTCACGGATTGCCACGGCATCGCGCCGGACGGCCATGAACATCGCGTGAAAGTGCTCTCCACCGGATGCCTGCGAGCCACCATCCGCGAGATCATCGAACCTCGCACGCTGGTGCTGCAAGGAAGGCGGGACGTGTCGGCGGATTTTTTCAGCGGATTCATCGTGCGTCCTGTCTCGGCGGCGCAGCAAGAAGTCCGGGTCCAACGCTCACAAGAGCGTGACAACGATACGATGCTTGAACTCGACGTGAGGGACTCCGCCGCACTGAACCTCTTCCACGCGGGAGCCGCCGTGGAACTCACCACGGGCGAAGCCGCCCCCGTGCTCGGCGCGAGATTACTCACCTCCACGGCTCCTGGCGCGGAGTTTCCACCTGTGCATTTCCGACTCGCCACTACGCGTGCGACGAATGCTCTACTGGAGCGCAAGGGCTCACGCGTGGCTTTCTTCATCACGGCGGGATTCGGTGACTTGCTCCTGATAGGTGACCAGCGCCGACGGCATCTTTTCGCGCTGAAGCATGAGCCGCGCGAGGTCCACTATGATACCGTGTGCGAGGTGCACGAACGCCTGGGCGCCACAGGCAAAGCCATCACCACCTTGGATGTTGAAGCCCTGCGCGCAGCGGCAATGCCATGCGTGCAGCACGGCATCACGACCGCCGCCGTGAGCCTGCTGCATAGCGATGTGAATCCCGCCCATGAGCAGCAGGTGCGGGACGTCCTTCTGCAGTGCGGCTTCACGCACGTCTCACTCAGCAGCGAGCTCGCACCTTTCATCCGCATCCTCCCGCGGGCCCAGAGCGCCGTGGTGAATGCCTACCTCACGGGACCTGTCTCGCAATTCATCACGGATGTCAGCTCTCCCCTGCCTCAGGACGGCTCGAGTACGCTGCTCATGATGACGAGTGCCGCGGGGCTGGAACCCGCCTCCAGCATCAAGCCCAAGGATCTGCTTCTCAGCGGACCCGCTGCCGGCGTGCTCGGCGCCTTGCACGCGGCACAGCGTCTCGGCTTCACGCGCATCATCACCTTCGACATGGGCGGCACCAGCACGGATGTCGCACGACTCGATGGCGCAGCAGGCTATCGCTTCACGCAAACAGTCGGCGGCATCACCTTGCTGAGCCCCAGTGTGGCCATCGAAACCGTGGCGGCTGGCGGCGGCTCCATCTGTGCGTGGACACCACAAGGCCTCACCGTGGGTCCGCAGAGTGCTGGCTCCGATCCCGGCCCTGCTTGTTACGGCAAAGGCGGCCCTCTCACCGTCACGGATGTAAACCTGCTCATGGGTCGCTTTGATCCGGCACGTGCACCCATCCCGCTGAGCCGTGAATCTGCGGAAGTGCGACTCACCGAACTCCTGCACACGGTGAATGCCGAAGCGCATCGTGGACTTTCACGCGAGGAGCTGCTGAAGCAACTCCTCGCACTCGCCACCGAGCACATGGCGGATGCCATCCGGAAAATCTCCGTGCTGGAAGGCTACCGTCCCTCCGACTACGCGCTGCTCGCCTTCGGTGGTGCTGGCCCGCAACACGCCTGCGATGTCGCGGAGAATCTCGGCATCACCACCATCCTCGCACCACATCACGCCGGCATCCTCAGTGCGGTGGGATTGCAGGAAGCACTGCCGGAGCGTTTCGCGGAGAAGCAGGTGCTGCGACTGCTGGAGGAGATCTCTCCCGAAGTGCCCACATTGCTACAGGAACTGCGGGCAAGTGCAGAGACGCAACTTGCTTCGGTCCCCTCACAGGCACATTTGCCACACACATCATCACCTCACACGACAGCGACCTTCCGGCAGATCGCAGAGCTGCGCCTGAAGGGACAGGAAACGCCGCTGCAGATCGAGTTCGAAGATCCAAAAACGCTGCACCGCACATTCGCCCAACGCTACACCCATCTCTTCGGCTACACTCCCCCTGCGGGCAAGCCGGTGGAGCTCGTCAGCCTGCGTGTCATTGCCCGCGCTGCCACGAATGAAGATCTCCCGCCTCTTGATCGAAAAACGACTTCAGAAGTGAATGGCCCGCAGCTTGTTCAAGACGCCTTCAGCACGCTGGTGATTAGCCATGGCTGGAGCGGCACTGACCATCCCGGCGCCGGTTGGATCCTACGCAAGGCAACTACCTCTGGCGCCGGCGCTCCCAGCGGCGACGAGAAAAGCATCCCTCCGGATCTCATGCGGCATCGCTTCACGAGCATCGTGGAAGACATGGGCGCCCTGCTGCGTCGCACCGCGCTTTCCACGAACATCCGCGAGCGACTCGACTTCTCCTGCGCCTTGCTGGATGCCGAGGGCCGCCTCGTGGTCAGCGCTCCGCACATTCCCGTGCACCTCGGCGCGCTCGGCGTGTGTGTGCGTGAGGTGATGAAAGTCTGCGAACTTCGCGAAGGCGATACCATCATCACGAATCATCCCGCGTTTGGTGGCTCCCATCTTCCTGATGTCACCCTCATCACGCCAGTGCATGACGACGAGCATCGCCTGCTGGGCATCGTGGCGAATCGCGCGCATCACGCGGAGATTGGTGGCAAGTCTCCCGGCTCCATGCCTGCGAACGCCACCTCGCTCGTGGAAGAAGGCGTGGTCATTCCTCCGATGATTCTGCGGCGCGATGGTGTCGTGAATCTGGATTCGATGCGAGCACTCCTCACTCAAGCTCCGTATCCCACACGTGGCATAGAGGACAATCTCGCCGATCTCCAGGCCCAACTCGCTGCCAACCTGCTGGGAACGGACCGCCTGCGTGAACTCGCTCGCGTGGCAGACACAAATGAAGCCATGCACTGGCTGCTCCGCGAGTCCCGGCTGCTCATGCGCCGCTTTCTTGATTCCATTCCCGAAGGCAGCGCTGAGGAATCACTCGATGATGGCCACCTCATTCGTGTTGCCTTGCGGAAGAAGAGCGAGCGACTGCAACTCGACTTCACGGGAACGTCTGGGCAGCATCCCGCGAATCTGAATGCCACACCTGCCATCTTGCGCAGCACCGTGCTCTATGTCCTGCGACTCGCACTTCAAGAAGACCTGCCACTCAATGAAGGCTTGCTCGAAGATGTGGACACCATCCTACCCGAAGGCTCCTTCCTGAGCCCTATCTTCACAGACGACCCCGCCCAATGCCCAGCCGTCGTCGGCGGTAACACCGAAGTCAGCCAGCGTGTCGTCGACACCCTGCTCAAGGCCCTGAAACTCCAGGCCAGCAGCCAGGGTACGATGAACAACTTCCTCTTCGGCAATGCGCGTTTCGGCTATTACGAAACGCTCTGCGGCGGCACAGGCGCAGGTCCTGGCTTCCATGGCAGCGACGCCATGCACTCGCACATGACGAACACGGCCATTACCGATCCGGAGATCATCGAGCGGCGCTATCCCGTGCGCTTGCGGCAGTTTGCGATTCGTCGCGAGTCAGGCGGGAAGGGCGAATGGAATGGCGGTAACGGCATCCTTCGCGAAGTGGAGTTTCTGGAGCCCCTCACGATCTCGCTGCTCACCCAGCATCGGAAAGTAGCGCCGTATGGCGTAGATGGCGGAGGCGCTGGTGTCTGCGGGAAGCAGACGCTGGTGCATGCGGAGGGGACTGAAGAGGAATTGCCATCCAGCGTGACGCGCGATGTACACGCGGGCGACCGTTTGCGCATCGAGACCCCCGGTGGCGGCGCGTGGGGTGGAGTTGCACACTGA
- a CDS encoding DUF4239 domain-containing protein, with protein MSIIATGILFVCFLFVGILLCIELGKRLGKARFSKEGESATTGISAIEGAVFGLLGLTLAFLFSGALSRFDDRRKIITQECNDIGTAWLRVDLLPVDTQPAMRDLFRGYLDSRIETYRKLPDLDAAKAELQKTAELQSKIWTLAVSSTQGTGASPPPMLLLPALNSMFDTATLRTEASKMHPPIVITAMLAVLSLASSLFAGYDMANRRPWLSLHPMAFALVLSVTVYVIIDLEYPHLGMIQVKDSEEILISLRDSMNAK; from the coding sequence ATGAGCATCATCGCAACGGGAATCCTCTTTGTGTGCTTTCTGTTCGTGGGAATCCTCCTGTGTATTGAATTGGGAAAGCGGCTTGGGAAGGCCAGGTTCTCAAAGGAGGGCGAATCTGCTACTACGGGGATCAGCGCCATCGAAGGTGCTGTCTTCGGTTTGCTCGGATTGACTCTGGCCTTTCTCTTCTCAGGGGCGTTGTCGCGATTTGATGATCGCCGCAAAATCATCACTCAAGAGTGCAATGACATCGGTACTGCATGGCTCCGCGTGGATCTTCTCCCGGTGGATACGCAGCCAGCCATGCGCGACCTTTTCAGAGGCTACCTCGACTCCAGAATCGAAACTTATCGGAAGCTGCCTGATCTTGATGCTGCCAAGGCGGAACTCCAGAAGACAGCCGAACTGCAATCGAAAATCTGGACCCTGGCCGTCTCATCTACGCAGGGCACGGGCGCCAGTCCCCCACCCATGCTGCTTCTTCCAGCGCTGAACTCGATGTTCGACACTGCCACCCTGCGGACCGAGGCCTCGAAAATGCATCCGCCTATCGTCATCACCGCGATGCTGGCGGTGCTCTCTCTCGCCAGTTCGTTGTTCGCCGGCTACGACATGGCAAACCGGCGTCCATGGCTTTCGCTTCATCCCATGGCGTTCGCACTCGTACTCTCAGTGACTGTGTATGTGATCATTGACCTGGAATATCCCCACTTGGGAATGATTCAGGTGAAGGACTCCGAAGAAATCTTGATCAGCCTGCGCGACAGCATGAACGCGAAGTGA
- a CDS encoding PA0069 family radical SAM protein, giving the protein MDPSALPPTRPRGRGAGENPDQRFAQLHVAYEEGEAPAKVQTKYLIDHSQSVISKNDSPDIGFTVSLNPYRGCEHGCAYCYARPTHEYLGFSAGLDFESRIMVKQDAPALLRAALAKPSYKPSTMALSGVTDCYQPVEKKLRITRRCLEVLAECRHPVSIITKNHLVVRDLDLLKELAKYQAVVVFFSVTSLDPKLAHILEPRASAPQQRLEAMRTLHEAGIPVGVSAAPMIPAINDHEMPAILEAAANCGAAGAAYTVVRLPFSVKEVFSSWLDEYFPERKEKVLGRIRECQGETLAHRDFGTRMHGEGVWADQIEQVFRVSKIRSGIAARKIPKMSSASFRRPAVGGQMELGI; this is encoded by the coding sequence ATGGACCCGTCTGCCCTGCCTCCTACTCGTCCGCGTGGCCGCGGGGCAGGGGAGAATCCGGACCAGCGTTTTGCCCAGCTCCACGTGGCGTATGAGGAGGGCGAGGCTCCTGCCAAGGTTCAGACGAAGTACCTCATCGACCACTCCCAGTCGGTCATCTCGAAAAACGACAGCCCGGACATCGGATTCACAGTCAGCCTGAATCCCTACCGGGGTTGCGAGCACGGGTGTGCCTACTGTTACGCGAGGCCCACGCACGAATACCTGGGGTTCAGCGCGGGATTGGACTTTGAGTCGCGCATCATGGTGAAGCAGGATGCGCCCGCACTGCTGCGTGCGGCCCTGGCCAAGCCGTCCTACAAACCTTCCACCATGGCGCTCAGCGGAGTGACGGACTGCTACCAGCCAGTAGAGAAGAAACTGCGCATCACGCGTCGATGCCTGGAGGTGCTGGCCGAGTGCCGGCATCCGGTCTCCATCATCACGAAGAATCATCTCGTGGTGCGGGATCTCGATTTGTTGAAGGAACTGGCGAAGTACCAGGCGGTGGTGGTGTTCTTCTCTGTCACCTCACTCGACCCCAAGTTGGCGCACATTCTTGAACCACGCGCCTCGGCCCCGCAGCAGAGACTGGAGGCCATGCGCACGCTGCATGAGGCGGGCATTCCGGTGGGCGTGTCTGCAGCGCCCATGATTCCCGCGATCAATGATCACGAGATGCCCGCCATCCTGGAGGCCGCGGCGAATTGTGGCGCGGCGGGTGCAGCATACACGGTGGTGCGATTGCCTTTTTCCGTGAAGGAGGTCTTTTCTTCGTGGCTGGATGAGTATTTCCCGGAGAGGAAGGAGAAGGTGCTCGGACGCATTCGTGAGTGCCAGGGAGAGACTTTGGCGCATCGCGACTTTGGGACGCGCATGCACGGCGAGGGTGTGTGGGCAGACCAGATTGAGCAGGTGTTTCGCGTGAGCAAGATTCGCAGCGGCATCGCGGCGCGGAAGATTCCGAAGATGAGCAGTGCGTCGTTTCGGCGGCCTGCGGTGGGCGGGCAGATGGAGCTGGGGATCTAG